One part of the Anopheles coustani chromosome 2, idAnoCousDA_361_x.2, whole genome shotgun sequence genome encodes these proteins:
- the LOC131264813 gene encoding cilia- and flagella-associated protein 44 — protein sequence MEQTQQNGSSSNGKSKRIHSMISKPIRNSSCTIPIELLELDYSYGYDCKRYFNLCKVDENVLVFASGNLIHFFHVGTRTVTTRRSSTGGGIGCITTNPSEEFSHLTVGENGPNPPIIIYQYPEMTVERILTGGTTGGYSRIDYTVDGKLLISQGIEPDYMLTVWNWLEGEIVLRCKSFSNDVINVMFSPSVPGHITTCGLGHIKFWKMSHTFTGLKLQGELGRFGKTEISDIIGILPLPDEKVLSGCQWGNILVWEAGLIKLEVCRKGRKPCHEGSITQLHMRAGEVMTAGLDGKIKIWFWETVELADPPDDDRFVEIEPIMEFRIGSDPHHHSELMCLVNKQGDYEWYAQDGNGCIWLCDLTPAHHTEPPQQLFKCHAGAIAAVQASPVSSHVATLGVDGMLCVYDYAKRELLLSHRFQCAGRTMLWLPPTLDPTGAILILGFSDGFLRAVALNLHDGHLSYPENRVNLIQVLKPHARTITALALNIRETILVSGADDKTIFVHRCVRGTPHVTIEPIGLVYTPSPVTSLDWKPGYASIALVGCQHGQLLEVELPESPVDYTTISYHLRHVEIKQLTFQSVKSEIKRNLRIADIERRKQEKRARKLQTLEKLRQDDPRAEINEVAFLADSDGEEELEPLFIPKIPNPILWARYTEEDTLWLSMGGYDAGYVYEYGFDDEDPISCTPIPEAEDAELTCYLRDTHYTIFGTSEGALRVTRTKEDFRDLGDYWTLPMHDNRTGRVTGLAFSYDYSYIFSTGTDGNLFAYRWYGEGEPFQAIPPKALEKSVKRVFDIDEQNYPSLEEQKARQERDRLERIVAGRKNEVLETVATYRKQFEALLERNRSLPESYRIPVTDFVLDERITDDLQRQLESEMALVHRRMAFDVEKVRITAGKLHRFFLNPLEGFPIEVLAISTGQSVKSFRIEKLDDDYFQTLKQVEKLVEEEENRRRQFIELCKTPEDRLPETSTDKRKDRRKDSQLQRKESFLEGLSQSTIDFKLESKMRRLLSKYRERKNQEMIRQQEWEEHKASKPDPNLNDPADDLAIREAASSIGDYNLKSDPEYEPSEEQVETTTGKYHELLRVRREMFTLRNEYNEKVFALRDRKVQLRCYVEKQKVKLRDIHAELPTDKRKQLQREVVIDVELEYADEQYKFEEDRTRLDTVPQDLVRKKGVKGTPDYYDSILQEALGLSSDERMTAKPLPGQNKHEQELCEMRLVRKLFKQDKIIDKVARRIAEFDRELEKLSHERLVVETNAKLLENFQLTLYQELWILKDFSKLETDVLNGVEQVTIERNGLLQAVQDARASIDQVEQEIELIQREQRSNLQRFNSSCLDNEFAKVMKRIYKKKYKPCKINDNESDSSSEYSSEDIDGLEVANDSEVSKVFLDLNQCPSGCDPDTYNLAIQLRDEKLDLQRRHYAEDRSLRELHKTLENLKPQLADSELRLGQKKDELLELRREKQRRLNDIDTLVIVKMDQMQYFRTETEFHDVEHSLLFNREALLKLYARVDQLAVETLETKRRHRVNVVHLARMKTDIKYMRQQLVTLREEINETMMKKFGRVIDLDELEETILRQYTFEMRANLDDVKKNYDERTKELKKLYAKKQEELKKVIQEGTEKLHVLTVLQEEYNNLEKALAHQKQLQEKRAHPPPTYSEDLSKLREIAKIQKEQINTLQREIRTLSMKCKPLSAESPDVEIAIPPPVCGKPVPIPDESVYNAVMDSAPPSTRASSPDNFLYNEISSLIDDFLVEQLGSRVLQSDIKRVVNHLAHYLSNIIHNFAPEHASDLLPHIIENFKSFIPEELLITIPPQAIAELIESIFRTFKEGYDIDTKEILGEIVGNSLEMIFPASQNYSHNILVDIMKQVLATLHIADINHPETIEFIANGIRHKPGIDPDGVDVAMVSEEILLYAQENTVDEVSLELIKGVIQGILQCVREP from the exons atggaacaaactCAGCAGAATGGCTCGTCttcgaatggaaaatcaaaacGTATCCACTCCATGATATCGAAACCGATCCGGAACTCATCCTGTACTATCCCAATCGAGCTTCTGGAATTGGA TTACTCCTACGGCTACGACTGCAAGCGCTACTTTAACTTGTGTAAAGTGGACGAGAATGTGCTAGTATTTGCGTCGGGAAATctgatacatttttttcacgTTGGAACCCGCACGGTCACGACACGCCGGAGCTCTACCGGTGGCGGCATCGGATGTATTACC ACCAATCCGAGTGAAGAGTTTTCACATCTGACCGTCGGTGAAAATGGGCCCAATCCGCCTATCATCATCTACCAGTACCCGGAGATGACGGTAGAGAGGATTCTCACCGGCGGTACGACGGGCGGATACTCTCGGATCGACTATACCGTCGATGGGAAGCTGCTAATTTCGCAGGGCATCGAACCGGACTATATGCTGACGGTGTGGAACTGGTTGGAGGGGGAGATAGTACTGCGATGCAAGTCCTTCTCGAACGACGTGATCAATGTGATGTTTTCACCGTCTGTTCCCGGGCACATCACCACTTGTG GACTTGGGCATATCAAATTCTGGAAGATGTCACACACCTTCACCGGGTTGAAGCTCCAGGGCGAGCTGGGACGCTTCGGGAAGACGGAAATATCAGACATCATCGGTATATTGCCTTTGCCCGACGAGAAGGTTCTGTCGGGTTGCCAGTGGGGTAACATTCTGGTATGGGAAGCCGGTCTGATCAAGCTAGAGGTGTGCCGGAAGGGAAGGAAACCGTGCCACGAGGGCTCCATCACACAGCTGCACATGCGCGCTGGTGAGGTAATGACGGCCGgtttggatggaaaaataaagatcTGGTTCTGGGAGACGGTCGAGTTGGCCGACCCCCCGGACGACGATCGCTTTGTGGAGATCGAACCCATCATGGAGTTTCGCATCGGGTCAGACCCGCACCATCACAGCGAGCTGATGTGTTTAGTTAACAAGCAGGGCGATTACGAATGGTACGCGCAGGATGGCAACGGCTGTATCTGGTTGTGTGATCTCACACCGGCGCATCACACCGAACCACCGCAGCAGCTGTTCAAGTGTCACGCTGGGGCTATCGCCGCCGTTCAGGCTTCGCCGGTATCCTCCCACGTGGCAACGCTCGGTGTTGACGGAATGCTGTGCGTGTACGACTACGCCAAGCGGGAACTCCTACTGAGCCACCGGTTCCAGTGTGCCGGTAGAACAATGCTTTGGCTCCCGCCGACACTCGATCCAACCGGAGCCATTTTGATTCTCGGATTCAGCGATGGATTTTTACGAGCCGTCGCACTAAACCTACACGATGGTCACCTATCCTACCCGGAGAATCGAGTCAACTTGATACAGGTACTGAAACCACACGCCCGGACCATCACCGCGCTGGCCCTCAACATCCGTGAGACGATTCTGGTGTCCGGTGCGGATGATAAGACCATCTTCGTGCACCGATGTGTCCGTGGGACTCCACACGTGACAATCGAACCCATCGGACTCGTGTACACACCATCTCCGGTGACATCACTCGACTGGAAGCCAGGCTACGCTTCGATCGCTCTGGTCGGCTGTCAACACGGTCAGCTACTCGAGGTAGAACTCCCGGAATCGCCGGTCGACTATACGACCATATCATACCACCTGCGCCACGTCGAGATCAAGCAGCTGACATTCCAATCGGTCAAGTCGGAGATCAAACGAAACTTGCGCATCGCGGACATCGAGCGGCGCAAGCAGGAAAAGCGCGCACGGAAGCTGCAAACGCTGGAGAAGCTTCGCCAAGACGACCCACGGGCCGAAATCAACGAAGTAGCGTTTCTAGCTGACTCGGACGGAGAGGAAGAGCTGGAACCGCTGTTCATTCCGAAAATACCAAACCCAATTCTATGGGCACGCTACACCGAAGAGGACACGCTGTGGCTCTCCATGGGAGGCTACGACGCGGGATACGTCTATGAGTATGGATTCGACGATGAAGACCCCATCTCGTGCACACCGATCCCGGAGGCGGAAGACGCGGAGCTGACGTGCTACCTGCGGGA CACTCATTACACAATCTTTGGCACCAGCGAGGGCGCACTGCGGGTGACCAGGACGAAGGAGGATTTCCGTGATCTCGGTGACTACTGGACGCTGCCCATGCACGACAACCGTACCGGACGCGTGACGGGATTGGCGTTTAGCTACGACTATTCGTACATCTTCAGCACCGGTACCGATGGAAACCTGTTTGCGTACCGTTGGTACGGTGAAGGAGAACCGTTTCAAGCCATCCCGCCTAAGGCGTTGGAAAAATCCGTCAAGCGTGTGTTCGACATCGACGAGCAGAACTACCCATCGCTGGAAGAGCAAAAGGCTCGCCAGGAGCGGGACCGGCTCGAACGGATCGTCGCTGGGCGTAAGAACGAAGTGCTGGAGACCGTCGCAACATACCGTAAGCAGTTTGAGGCTCTGCTCGAGCGCAACCGTTCGTTGCCGGAGTCGTACCGTATTCCGGTGACGGACTTTGTCCTGGATGAGCGCATAACGGACGATTTGCAAAGGCAGCTCGAGTCCGAAATGGCTCTCGTCCACCGCCGGATGGCGTTTGACGTCGAGAAAGTGCGCATTACGGCGGGCAAGCTACATCGCTTCTTTCTGAACCCGCTGGAGGGCTTCCCTATCGAGGTGTTGGCCATAAG CACCGGACAGTCAGTGAAAAGTTTTCGAATCGAGAAGCTAGACGATGACTATTTCCAAACGCTTAAACAAGTGGAAAAATTAgtagaagaagaggaaaatcgTAGACG CCAATTCATTGAGTTATGTAAAACTCCGGAGGACAG GCTTCCCGAAACATCCACAGATAAACGGAAGGATCGCCGCAAAGACTCACAGCTGCAACGGAAGGAGTCGTTCCTTGAGGGTCTGTCCCAGTCAACCATCGACTTTAAGCTCGAAAGTAAAATGAGACGACTTTTATCGAAGTATCGGGAACGCAAAAACCAGGAAATGATTCGCCAACAGGAG TGGGAAGAACATAAAGCGTCCAAACCGGATCCGAACTTGAACGATCCGGCCGACGATCTGGCCATCCGGGAGGCGGCCAGCTCAATCGGAGACTACAATCTGAAGAGTGACCCGGAGTATGAGCCCAGCGAGGAGCAAGTGGAGACGACGACCGGCAAGTACCACGAGCTGTTGCGCGTCCGTCGGGAGATGTTTACCTTACGCAACGAGTACAATGAAAAAGTGTTTGCACTACGGGACAGAAAGGTGCAGTTGAGATGTTACGTGGAAAAGCAGAAGGTCAAGCTGAGGGACATTCATGCAGAACTTCCGACGGACAAACGGAAGCAACTGCAGCGGGAAGTGGTGATCGATGTGGAACTGGAGTACGCCGATGAGCAGTACAAGTTTGAAGAGGATCGAACGCGATTGGACACCGTCCCGCAAGATCTGGTGCGGAAGAAGGGTGTTAAGGGAACACCAGATTATTATGACTCAATTCTCCAGGAAGCACTCGGTCTAAGCAGCGACGAACGGATGACGGCCAAGCCATTACCAgggcaaaacaaacacgaacAAGAGTTATGTGAGATGAGGCTCGTGAGGAAACTTTTCAAGCAGGATAAAATTATCGACAAAGTAGCACGGCGCATCGCTGAATTTGATCGGGAGCTGGAAAAGTTGTCCCACGAACGGCTGGTGGTGGAGACGAACGCAAAGTTGCtggaaaacttccaacttaCACTGTATCAGGAACTGTGGATACTGAAGGACTTTAGCAAGCTCGAGACGGACGTCTTGAATGGCGTGGAACAAGTGACCATCGAACGAAATGGGTTGCTCCAGGCGGTACAGGACGCACGGGCATCGATTGATCAGGTTGAACAAGAGATCGAGCTGATCCAGAGGGAGCAGCGTTCAAACCTACAGCGCTTCAACTCGAGCTGCCTGGACAACGAGTTCGCGAAGGTCATGAAACGTATCTACAAGAAGAAATACAAGCCATGTAAGATCAACGACAACGAATCCGACTCCTCCTCCGAGTACTCCTCGGAAGACATCGATGGGTTGGAAGTTGCGAACGACAGTGAGGTGAGCAAGGTGTTCCTTGATCTCAACCAATGCCCATCCGGCTGCGATCCGGACACGTACAATCTGGCCATACAACTACGTGACGAGAAGCTGGATCTTCAGCGACGTCACTACGCGGAAGATCGCTCCCTGCGCGAACTACACAAGACACTGGAGAACCTTAAGCCTCAGCTGGCCGACTCAGAGCTTCGTTTGGGGCAGAAGAAAGACGAGCTACTCGAACTACGCCGTGAGAAGCAACGGCGGCTGAACGACATCGACACGCTAGTGATCGTTAAGATGGACCAGATGCAGTACTTCCGCACGGAAACGGAGTTCCACGACGTGGAGCACAGTCTACTGTTCAACCGTGAGGCGCTGTTGAAGCTATACGCTCGGGTTGACCAGCTGGCGGTTGAAACGCTCGAGACAAAGCGCAGGCATCGGGTGAACGTCGTCCATTTAGCGCGCATGAAAACCGACATCAAGTACATGCGCCAGCAGCTAGTGACACTTCGGGAGGAGATCAATGAAACGATGATGAAGAAGTTTGGACGAGTGATCGATCTGGACGAGCTGGAAGAAACCATCCTTCGTCAGTACACGTTCGAGATGCGGGCCAATCTAGACGACGTCAAGAAGAACTACGATGAACGCACGAAGGAATTGAAG AAATTGTacgcaaaaaaacaagaagagcTAAAGAAGGTCATTCAGGAGGGAACGGAAAAGCTACACGTGCTCACCGTACTACAGGAGGAGTATAATAATTTGGAGAAGGCGCTGGCTCACCAGAAACAGTTGCAAGAGAAGCGTGCCCATCCTCCACCCACCTACTCGGAGGACCTCAGTAAGTTACGGGAAATCGCCAAGATTCAGAAAGAACAGATAAACACCCTCCAGCGTGAGATACGTACGCTGAGCATGAAGTGTAAGCCACTGTCAGCCGAGAGTCCGGACGTGGAGATCGCCATCCCACCGCCAGTCTGCGGAAAACCGGTGCCCATCCCAGATGAGTCGGTGTACAACGCGGTAATGGACTCCGCACCGCCGAGCACCAGGGCCAGCTCGCCGGATAACTTCCTGTACAACGAAATTTCCAGCCTTATCGACGATTTCCTCGTGGAGCAGCTAGGATCGCGCGTCCTCCAGTCGGACATCAAGCGAGTGGTGAACCATCTGGCCCACTACCTGTCCAACATTATACACAACTTTGCCCCGGAACATGCGAGCGACCTGCTGCCGCACATTATCGAGAACTTTAAATCGTTCATCCCGGAAGAGCTGCTGATCACGATCCCACCTCAGGCGATCGCCGAGCTGATCGAGAGCATCTTCCGCACGTTCAAGGAGGGCTACGACATCGACACCAAGGAAATCTTGGGAGAGATCGTCGGCAACAGTCTGGAGATGATATTTCCCGCTTCGCAAAACTACTCCCACAACATCCTGGTGGACATTATGAAGCAGGTGTTGGCCACCCTGCACATCGCCGACATCAACCATCCGGAAACGATCGAGTTCATAGCGAACGGCATCCGTCACAAGCCCGGCATCGATCCGGACGGCGTCGACGTGGCGATGGTCAGCGAGGAGATTCTACTGTACGCGCAGGAAAACACGGTCGACGAGGTCAGCCTGGAGCTGATCAAGGGAGTAATTCAGGGCATTTTACAGTGCGTTCGTGAGCCATGA